TTTTATCTGATGATGAGAAGCGATCAATCTATGATAAGTATGGAGAAGCAGGTCTTAAGGGTGCTGGCATGGGCACAGGAGTAAGTTTTCCTATATGGTTTCTATATCAGAAGTTTGGTCAGCAGGATCATTGAATTGTTCTAATCGTATCAATTTGTTTCCTACAGGATTACTCAAACCCGTTCGATCTCTTTGAGTCCCTGTTTGAAGGGTTCGGTGGAATGGGCGGAATGGGTGGTGGCCGTGCTGCTCGGAACAGACCAATGCAAGGTGATGATGAGAGTTACAATCTGGTACTCAATTTCAAGGAAGCAGTGTTTGGTGTAGAGAAAGAGATTGAGATAACCAGATTGGAAGGCTGTAACACCTGCGATGGAAGTGGTGCCAAGCCAGGTACAAAGGCAACAACATGTAAAACCTGTGGAGGTCAGGGCCAGGTAGTCTCCTCCACAAGAACACCACTTGGAATATTCCAGCAAGTCTCCACCTGCAATACTTGTGGTGGCACTGGTGAATTCTCCACTCCTTGCAACACCTGTGGGGGTGATGGCCGAGTGCGAAGGACAAAGAGGATCAGTCTGAAGGTTCCTGCCGGAGTGGATTCTGGAAGCAGGCTGAGGGTCCGGTCTGAGGGTAATGCTGGCCGGAGAGGAGGCCCTCCTGGGGACCTTTATGTCTTTATTGATGTTCTCTCTGATCCTGTTCTTAAGCGAGATGGGACCAACATTCtctacacatgcaaggtttcttaCATTGATGCAATCCTTGGGACAACCGTCAAAGTCCCCACTGTTGATGGAATGGTTGACCTTAAGATACCCTCAGGGACTCAGCCAGGCACAACTCTGGTGATGTCCAAGAAAGGTGTTCCGCTTCTTGGAAAGTCAAATGCTCGCGGAGACCAGCTGGTGCGTGTCCAGGTTGAGATTCCGAAACGTCTGAGCAGTGACGAGAAGAAGCTAATTGAGGAGCTTGCAAATCTGAACAAGGCTCAAACAGCCAATAGCAGGAGATGATTATTGCACAAGGCTTTGTAGGACACACCGTGCTTGTGCGATAGGCAATTTTGATGCAAACTGCAGTGATGAAAAGAGTTGGTAGTGGTAAACAAACACTTCTACGAACTACATACGGCAAGGGGTACACTGGAGCAAAATGTGTCATGCTATATCTGTAACCTCGTTTCTAAGCTATTGAAAGTCAAGTTAGTGAACTGGACGTTTTGCAATAGCTTAACATATGGGCTAGGCGACTTTATTAGCCATTTTTTATTATACGGCTTTTCTATTCTTGAAAGCCTTAGGCAAAATCAGGCTTAGACTTCACATTTCTTGCAGAAATGCTGCACCATTCATGGAATCTGTAAGCTGGAAATGTAACTGTAGTTTTATGGTTTGTGATGCATTGGGGGGTTTATTGGTTTGCTCTTAAACTACGTTATGGAAACAATACACTTTGCCCTAGGCAGTTGCTGATGTGAAGCTGCCTCTGCGCAGAGCTGTTACATTTTGCTCTAGACAGCTGATTTTTTTTTACGATGaaagaagaattatattatATAATAGCTGAGTACATCAAACATGTTATAGGCATTTTGGATTACAATATAGTACTCACGTTGTGTAAAGCACAACTCAAAACCTAACCTATTAGATGCTTTGCAGTATAGATGACCGTATAGGCAAAAACTCGTCAAATGGCCTGAGAACAAAGAATGATGGCCAATATTCCAGTAGGCAGAATTGATGAACTTCTTTCTGGTGTCGTCCTTCTTCTTTCTGCCATCAAAGAGTGAGGATGACTAATCTGAAAATTATTCTCCCTAGTCCTTCATTGTGGCTAGATCTAACCACAATAAAATGGAGAAGAGACTGGAGAAAATTATTTCATGGCGGCGACATTATCTCCGCCTTGATGCCGCCGTCCGGAAACAAAAGTCTCCATGTTGTCATatcgatgaagatgttgacgcCGAAGTTATCGTCCTTATCTTCAACGGAGCCGCCATGGAGAAGCTTATTCCACCTCTCTCCACCGTCGTCGTCGGAGAGGAGAAGATAAAACTCTAATACCAAAAAATTTGGCATGGAGAGACACTAACCCTAGACTCGATCTATTAAAGAAAAACTTATTAGAAACAGTAGATCCCTGCTCCCTTCAACCTCCGGCGAGATACCGGAGGGGAAGAGAGAGGGACCAGCGGTGGTGGACGACGggagctgcggcggcggcgctagggTATCGTGTTCTATGGTTGTGTTTGCTCTAGGCAGCTGTTGATATGAAGCTGTTTGTTCTATATGTGCGACTAATTGTTGGGATCTCGAATGTAATTTGTTCTTGTTTGGTGTTTTTAATAAAATGGTTGAACATGCGCATATTTATGTGCTCACCAGCATAAACCCAATCTCGGCCCTTGGCCTACTTGCCTCACAAAAGTGCTAGACTTTAGAAGAAAGTACTGGAAGCAACCATGGTCCGAGTGCAGTGGGGTAGTAATGTTCAGTCTGTACACCACTATTTAGAGTACATGTGCGAATTGAGCTTTAGCTAATCAGATTTGGTCAGCTAAAACTTCTTTAAAGGCATCGAGCTCATATCTTTTTAGAATTTAATTGTACTGTTTTTTAGTAGGAAACAATCTCATTATCTACCCATAAACGGGTCTAGACAGTGCTACTTTTTAGAAGTAGAATACACACACAATGAAAATTAATGCATTTTTTGCCCGTACAACAAATTAACAATATGGCTTATGATTATTTTATATAACATGTGTGAGTATTGTTTGCCCTATGTTAGCGATGATGCTGTGTCTTGATTTAATCTGTCTGAATTCGTCAAGTACAGTTAAGGATATATACGGGAAGATTTTGTGCATAAGAATATATTCTTATTTTCCTAAGAACAATGCTTTCTAGCAAAATATTACATTACATAGCAAAATAAGCCACCCTATATCATCACACCCACATACTAAACCATCAAGCATTAACGGATCTGATTTCCAGGCAACGCCCATAAGATCCTGCCACAAGACAACAAGGGAAGATAGAGCAAGCAAGAAATCAGACACCAGAGTCCAGGTTTACTAatctcttctctctctttttttctttcttaatAATGTCATTAAAACGAACACATCATAGTCTCTTCTTGACTTTCCACAAAAgataccaccaccaccatcagaATGCTGCCTGCAAAACTAGCTTTTCACCCAACGAAACTAGAacctaattgttcatcttttttTTCACCCTTTTTTAATGACATATAGAAGCTAGGAACCGCCAACCAAGACAGGCATTCTACCAAAAGAAAGGAAAATAGAAGCCTTGGGCACCAAAGATTAACCCAGAAGGGCAAAAAATTGtgaagccaaaaacaaaagctccTGCTGGCCACTAGACGTCACAACTGTCAACCCGGACCGGCATCGAGCCGATTGTCACCACACCAACTGTGTTAGTCTTACGGTCAGCCTCCACTGCCTTGGAACCGACTTTGAGGGATCCAAGTTTGGCAGTGACCCTCTGCTCCTCGCCACCCTCTGGAACTGTGCTCACAGAGCTGCTGACTCCATTTAGCCGCTTCTCCACACCAACTGTGCTAGTTTTATGGTCAGCCTCCACTGCCTTGGAACTGATCTTGAGAGAACCAAGTTTGGCGGTGACCCTCTGCTCCTCGCCACCCTCTGGAACTGCTCTCACAGAGCCGCTAACTCCATTTAGCCGCTTTTCAGGTGCTCTCAGTGAGCCCTGGGCAGCAGCACTGCTGTCTGCATGCTGCTTTGGATTTTCAACCTTCTTCCAGTACTGCTGTTTCCCCTCTGCACCTGCCTTCAAGCTTGAAGCTGGTGGATGGTTGGTTACATTTTTGGCTGCATCGTCATGGCTCTGATTGTGATTGCCACTGCAATGACTTTCCTGTACTCCATTCTCTTTCTCAGCCTCACTGGCCTGCTTTTCAGAGACGCACGGTTCCTGAGGTTTGATCACCTTAGCATCATGCTGCTTCTCGGCCACATTTTGAACCTCCGATGTTTTGTCTACCAGCACGCTGCTGGATTTTGTCTGCTGAGTGTCAGAAGCATCTTTTGTACGCTGTGAGACAGGTACAAAATCTGGAGCATTGTAACTCAGCTTGCACCTTCTGTGCGGCTTCTTTCGCGCCTCGTCTGTCTCATACCTCATAAAATCATCAAACAGGCAGAACCTCGCTTTGATGCCTTTGAAGATCTCGATCATAGATATTCCAGGGAGGTATGGTATCTGCAAATGAGACATTGCGACAGATCATGACATGAGGCCTCAACATTCATATGAGAGCAAAGTTATTATGGCAGCTGACTACGGAAATGCTCAAGAGAAATAAACTACTTACTGAAATCAAACAATTTAACAAAACTGAAACAAATTCAATACAAAACAGGACATGCCACACTTACTTCCTGTGTATCTCTGCTATGTGTCACAGGCTTGTTTTCATTATTCTGCAGTGTGATGTGCTGCAAAGAACAATTTTGTATATCTTTAACGATGTGCCATCTCACAGGAAAGCATCCGGTCCATTTATCCTGACACCAGAAGTCCATGTCCTTGTGAAAATCAACAGGACCAACCATCTCAGCCATGCCACAAAAGTGCCCACTACCATTTACCTGATAAACATAATAAAAAATTCAATAGTTGAACTTCGAGCACGATAAATTTTATGAATGTTCAATAAATCAATACTCACAGAGAAGAACAAGAAAACTGGACATTTAGTAGAATGCCTCCTTGATATCCTGTCAGCATCCCTGAATGCACTATCTAGCTTGCTGTTTCCATTGGAGGAACTTGACCATACACCATACTTTATTGATTTGTGCACATCTGCCTCACCAATTGACTTGATAACAAAGAACTTTGCATACGTATAGTCGATTCGGAGATCATCTCGGTTGTACTGGTCAGTTCTTATAATGATTGTCCCATCCGGATTACCAACAGGGAGCCTTGATGTGTAGGATTTCACAATTATGGCAGAGCTCTGATTGCTTGGTTTCTCAgaatcaactaagctatgcactTTTTGGCCAGTACCATTTAGATGACCACTTGACTTTGAAGATGGCTGGAATTTCTCGGCGGCAGCCCACTTCTGAAGATCAGATCCAGCAGCACATCCAAGGCAATTGTTTCCAGACAAATGTGCTGATACCTGCCATAAACACGAACAAGTCAGTTGGGGACAGATAACACACAGCTTACTACAAGTAAAACATGCTATATTGAAAACAAGCAATAAAAAATCAGTACAATATTTCTATAACATGCATCAGCTCGCCACTATAGAAGCAAACTACAGTTTGCTAAAGAACCCCCTTGAACTAAATTAAGACCCACAGTACAGCATAGAAATAGGAAAACCTCTCACAAGGTCAACTTAACTCAAGCCCCTCACATAATCATGTCCTGATGTCCAAAACATTCATAATAGATGGAATGTGTTTATAATTTCAGAGTTCATTTAGCTAAAAGTAATTACAAAAACAAAAAGGTAATGCCCCATATAAGTTACTGAAAGTTAACTGCTGAACGACTTCAAAAAGTTAGGTTCCTTGCGAAAGGCATTTTAATGAACTACCAGTACCCCGCCCGAAGAAATCCTGGAAAAGACTTCAGCATGAAGATGAGGCACCCAGTAGTGTGATACATTGAGTGAATGAAGTTACCTAATAAATATTCCACTAAAAAGTTAACTTTGATTACAATGGTGTGAACATGTTCATGAGGGACGAGATTATCATGTGGAGGCACAATATAGGCTCTACCCGAAAAGGCGAATCTTACAGTGGTTCAGGAAAGTTAACAATTCCTTCTATAGATAAGAACTAATCACAAATAAACTGTAACTTGACAAAAGAAAGGTCAATCAGTAATAATTTATACATTTGCCTACCTGAGAAACATGAGGGAGTTTAGCAGGCACCATGCATCTATCCGGCAACTCTTGCTTCTGTGGAACCGAATTGTGCAGTTGAACCTTTGGTGGTTTTGCATGGTCCTGGAACTGCTTTGAAGGTACAATAGTAGACTGTACAGGTGGATGCATAACAATGTCCCTTTTTGTGGTGACCGGAGCAATTAAAGGAAATGCTGCATTTGCAGATGTTGCAGCATAACCTGGTATGCCAGGAAGAAATGCAACATTGGAGGAGTGAATAGGTGTGGTTGCGCTTCCCGGGACACTATCTTGCGCATAAGGAAGAACAGCTGGAATGTAATAGGATGTCGGGGCTATTTGGCATGTGGAGTTAGCAGGGTCAGCAACATACTCCTGAGGCATAAATGAGCCATCAGGCACGAAAGAAGGATCAGAAGGGTAAGGACTGTAGGTAGGGTGCATAGATCCATTGTCTGGGGCTGCGTAGTATACGCATTGCATGCCTTCAGCCTGCAAACCACCCAAGAGGAACGAACATGTTAAAACACATGGCTGTAAAGGGCACCAATTAAGTATCAAGTTTTTTATATTGTATATACTAACCGGATAGTAAACATCTTGGCCATCATATCCTAAAGAGCTCGGGTGGTTATACCATTCCATCGGTGATCCAACTTCTGCATTTGACAAATTGATTACCATCAAATGAAATACTGAAAGGAGGCAAGCACCAAGGACAGGCATAATACAAAGATAGGACATTTCCTTTTACCTGCATAACCATATTGGTAGGGATTTGCAGTAGCAGGAACAAaaacattttgtccatacattaCTTCAGGAGTCATTCCCATCTCCATGCAATTCACACTTTTGAACAAGCACCTTGCTCTACTCCAATGTTCCGAATGAGCTGGAATTAAAACTGATAGGGCTGTTATTGGCAATTCAAATATGCCATTTCATGCGAAAATAGATAAATACAAATGAAGGTCTGATCACTTAAAACGTAGCATGGTGTGCTGCTGCATCACATCATTGTTCATAACCATTTTGCATCAATGCTCAACGAGCAATGGGAAGAGGCACACATACAATGAATAGCATACTGGTATAGAAATATGCAGCACAACAGAATATGTAAAACATTTGTAGTTGGTTATATATGGAAGTCACTGGAAACAGACATCATCAACAAGTTTGCTGTAGATAAAATAATATATCAACCAGCCAAATGTCTGGATTTCTACCGAAGATTGATATTTCCATAAAAAACTTTCATGGTCAACTAAAAAAAACTTATTCTTACATTATCACATGTATGATACATCTAAGTTTGGAAGGATACTAGTAGAGGTTGAACCTTTGGCTGTTCGCAACTTTAGGGTGGACCTAAGGGACGGTGGCCGAATCATCTCTCAACGCAGATTTCCACTAGCATACAAAACTTCGTGGAAGTAACGACGAAATGCTCCCACATATCTTAGTACTCTAAAAACTTCGACCACTTGTTGGTTCTGAATGATTCACAGGGTTCAGATTTCGAACAGTTTAACTAGTAGCAATTTCAGAACAGCAGCAAGCATACATGGGACAAGAGTCTGAATCTTGGAGGGTAGCAAGTAGCTTATATGTATCCATGCATTCattcattaaaaaaaaagaaagacaaCAGGCATGTTTACTTGATTGCAAGAATATCAGGGCTAGAGTCTCCGTGTAGAAATAAGAAAGGGTTTCTAATACATGCCTTTTTACATAAACTAGACATATACTTGTCAGTGTACCCCTTTCTTTTGATTTCATTCGAGATAGCTCGGAACTAATCCCAACCTAGAGCATAGCAATAGCATAGACAGATACAGAAGAAGCTGGGTTACCTTGCTGCCCTGGATGGAGTAGCCTCCGATCCTTTGCTTCGCTGATGATATAGAAATGAAGGCCCGAATCCGATCCTTTGCTTCGCTGGTGATACAGAGGAAGACCTGACAGAAAAGGAGAAAGGAGAGGGTCAGGTAAGGAGGATCTGAGCTGCCGTCGGGGAAAACAAACAAAGCAGCGGCAAGGTGGCGTAGATCCGGCCATGATGAGATTCAAATCGCATCCGCCGGATTGACTGGCGCGGGACCGACCAAAATGGATGGCGGATCCGGCCGGAAATGGATCCGGTGCGGTGCGGTGCGTGTAGACTACTCACCCGAGACGGAACGGACggaaggagggagggagggaggtcgCCGGCGGGGAACGATTCCTGGGACCGAGGAGGTGGAGAGGACGACGAGATCCTGGAGGCGAGGCGAGGGcgaggagggggaaggggaagCGCGTGGGTTGTGGTTGACGGATGGAGTAACCCTAGCGCCAGTGAGGTCGGTTCCAAAAGATCGGTCGGGCCGGGCTGCGGCGGTGCGAGATGGACTTGGGCcgcggcctcgtttagttccatttttttttttgcaaaatcgacactgtagcactttcgtttgtatttgacaaaaattatctaatcatggactaactaggctcaaaagattcgtctcgtcaatttcgaccaaactgtgcaattagtttttatttttatctatatttaataccttTTCTATTATTATTAATATATCAATCAAAAAAAATGAAACGTATGTCCTTTTCCAGTTTTCCCTGCCGGTTACGGTGAAAAGCTACGAATTTTTTTTTAGGAATGATGAGGGAGCACTAGCGTGTGGGGCATCCTATGTTAAGCGCATATTGTAATGGCACACGTACCAGCTTGTTCGCTcgagcttatcagccaaatcagTTAGTTATTTGGCagtgtttttttctcacaacaaatcaaccaaTAGTACATTCTGTCATGTCTTATCAGTCAAACGAATAAGGCTGCTCATCATGTCTATGcaattgggccttgtttagatgaaaaaagtttttggcttttgacactgtagtattttcgtttttatttgacaaacattatctaattatagagtaactagacttagaggattcgtctcgtgatttacagataaactgtgcaattagttattctttttatc
This window of the Sorghum bicolor cultivar BTx623 chromosome 7, Sorghum_bicolor_NCBIv3, whole genome shotgun sequence genome carries:
- the LOC8064340 gene encoding chaperone protein dnaJ A6, chloroplastic; the encoded protein is MALVQFNGALVPQLGEKPRLLSSSPAVARATYADARFLTPKTGSRGRGKHLLSPSYSLHSQTSSEQLNHVPSSRFRQKRGSRFVVRAEADFYSVLGVSRNASKSEIKSAYRKLARSYHPDVNKDPGAEQKFKDISNAYEVLSDDEKRSIYDKYGEAGLKGAGMGTGDYSNPFDLFESLFEGFGGMGGMGGGRAARNRPMQGDDESYNLVLNFKEAVFGVEKEIEITRLEGCNTCDGSGAKPGTKATTCKTCGGQGQVVSSTRTPLGIFQQVSTCNTCGGTGEFSTPCNTCGGDGRVRRTKRISLKVPAGVDSGSRLRVRSEGNAGRRGGPPGDLYVFIDVLSDPVLKRDGTNILYTCKVSYIDAILGTTVKVPTVDGMVDLKIPSGTQPGTTLVMSKKGVPLLGKSNARGDQLVRVQVEIPKRLSSDEKKLIEELANLNKAQTANSRR
- the LOC8064341 gene encoding uncharacterized protein LOC8064341 — protein: MEMGMTPEVMYGQNVFVPATANPYQYGYAEVGSPMEWYNHPSSLGYDGQDVYYPAEGMQCVYYAAPDNGSMHPTYSPYPSDPSFVPDGSFMPQEYVADPANSTCQIAPTSYYIPAVLPYAQDSVPGSATTPIHSSNVAFLPGIPGYAATSANAAFPLIAPVTTKRDIVMHPPVQSTIVPSKQFQDHAKPPKVQLHNSVPQKQELPDRCMVPAKLPHVSQVSAHLSGNNCLGCAAGSDLQKWAAAEKFQPSSKSSGHLNGTGQKVHSLVDSEKPSNQSSAIIVKSYTSRLPVGNPDGTIIIRTDQYNRDDLRIDYTYAKFFVIKSIGEADVHKSIKYGVWSSSSNGNSKLDSAFRDADRISRRHSTKCPVFLFFSVNGSGHFCGMAEMVGPVDFHKDMDFWCQDKWTGCFPVRWHIVKDIQNCSLQHITLQNNENKPVTHSRDTQEIPYLPGISMIEIFKGIKARFCLFDDFMRYETDEARKKPHRRCKLSYNAPDFVPVSQRTKDASDTQQTKSSSVLVDKTSEVQNVAEKQHDAKVIKPQEPCVSEKQASEAEKENGVQESHCSGNHNQSHDDAAKNVTNHPPASSLKAGAEGKQQYWKKVENPKQHADSSAAAQGSLRAPEKRLNGVSGSVRAVPEGGEEQRVTAKLGSLKISSKAVEADHKTSTVGVEKRLNGVSSSVSTVPEGGEEQRVTAKLGSLKVGSKAVEADRKTNTVGVVTIGSMPVRVDSCDV